CAAAGAAAACGGGCAATGTAATATTACCTTGTTGTAAATCGCCCCCGGCTGGCTTTCCTAATTGCTTCTCTGTGGATGTGAAATCTAGGATATCATCAGTGATTTGGAATGCCATACCAACATAATAACCGAAACGTTTCAATTGTAATTGAGTGTCAGAGTCTGCATCACCTGCAATTGCCCCTAACTCGCAACTGACAGAAATCAACAGCGCTGTCTTTCTTTTAATTCTACGGAAGTAGTCTCGTAAATTTTGACTAAGATCGTACTGTTCTCGAATTTGTTCAATCTCACCTAGGCACATTTCCACAATTGCATGAGATAAGACGTTGTGGGCTTCAACTTTATTAAGGTGCGTTATATATTCCAAAGATCTCGCAAAGATATAATCTCCAGTGTACATTGCCACTCTGTTATCCCATTGGGCTTTAATCGTCGATTTCCCTCTCCTTAATGATGCATCATCAATTACATCATCATGGACAAGTGAGGCCATGTGAATCAGTTCTAGCGCGACTGCAGCCCTCTTAACTCGATCGACATCATAGGTTCCGAATTGTGCAGATAGCAGT
This Pseudalkalibacillus berkeleyi DNA region includes the following protein-coding sequences:
- the hepT gene encoding heptaprenyl diphosphate synthase component II, coding for MKLTTIYSHLRSDLSTIEKDLEKTIEAQHAILQDASTQLLKAGGKRIRPVFVLLSAQFGTYDVDRVKRAAVALELIHMASLVHDDVIDDASLRRGKSTIKAQWDNRVAMYTGDYIFARSLEYITHLNKVEAHNVLSHAIVEMCLGEIEQIREQYDLSQNLRDYFRRIKRKTALLISVSCELGAIAGDADSDTQLQLKRFGYYVGMAFQITDDILDFTSTEKQLGKPAGGDLQQGNITLPVFFAREDEEINTQLHALFENQPISRLDIEKLLHAIKETDAINRSKEIADRYLQKAFIALDQLPDNRAKKSLRQIAEYIGRRNY